CTGCATGAAGTTCCCTTCGGGTCTCAGCAGTGGCCACCTGAGTCTACTACGCCACCAGTGGATACCAGTAACAACCAGTTTGCAAAATACACCACCAGCACTTCTAGGTTGCCTACCAGTATGTACAATGGGCTACCAGTACTCACAGGTGGCCACCAGCTGTGCAGTATGTACCAGTACTTGTAGTACGTGCATGTAGAAAACAGGGGCGACCAGTACGTGCAGTTAGTCTCCAGTACGTACTGGTAGCCCCAGTAGAAGGATGAGACCATCAGTGGATAAAGGTACCAGTACAGAACAATAAACTCCAGTACTTACAGGGAGCCACCAGCAGATACCAGTATGTACGAACACTCACCAGTAGCCATCAGAGCTGTGAAGCACTGCAGGTGCAAATTGTCCCCAGTAGAGACCAGTTGGCGTCAGTTAGCAGCTTGTGCAAACCAGTACGTTGAACAAAAGTAACTCGTATCAACCAGAATACACCATCGCCTGAGGCTACTGGTGTGTACAAACAGGTACTGGTACATACTggtgaccagcagcagcagtcagagcgATCACTTCCATTCAGCCAATCACGTCCCTCCTCAGAACGAGTGGGTGGGGCCAGGTGGCCATCCAGCACCGCCCACTCGGCCGTGACTGGGAGGCTGCATGAGGCTCTCGCTGCTGATTGGTCCGTGGAGAGCGGGGCATGGCGAGTGGGAGGGGCTTAGCTCACTGCATCCAACCGTCCACAGGCAGGGAtactgactgaacacacacacacacacacacacacacacacatacaaagtcACCTCTCTGAGCAGCAGGTTTCAGTTCTACCTGGACTTCCTGTCACCATGTGAGGCTCACCTggaggtgtgaggaggaggaggaggcggctgTGAGGAAGAAGCACTGCTggtgaggggaagagaggaggaggaggacacagaggaagaggaggaggcgggacGAGGGGAGGAGCTGCTCCATCCGTCTGACAACACCTGAACAccatcagacagacaaactgacagaacaggaagtaaacaggaagtaaacatGGAGGTAAATCCTGATTCTTAaccacagtacacacagtacacacagtacacagtgtaaATACACAGCAAGTATTGCTGCAGATATGtacagaaatgtctgttttcatacttcatatgtgtgtttgtagatgtgTGTTTGCCTGAAAGAGTCACCTGACCTCACCTGACGGGTGTGAGCGGTGCGGCAGGTAGGCGGGGGGGTAAGGTGTGTGTCGCCCCGGGTAACCATGGTGTTTGTAACCGTGGTGATGATGTGACGTCAGCGGGAGGCTGCTGCCATAAGGATAAGCTCcgcctcctccagctgagcaCAATGAccagcctgacacacacacacacacacacacacacacacacacacacacacatacacacacacacacacacacagttaacagCCAACTTGGATTTTGTTAattgttgtaaaaaaaaaaaaaaaaatcaccactttgttctttttaaattttttaatAAGATGTTTTCTGACTAAttatgcagcacacacacacacacacacacacacacacacacacacacacacacacttcctacTGTGAATAAATATGatatacagacattcatggatgaattaacacacacacataattttaattaatgagaaaaactctttagaaacactgaaaagtttTAAATAGATTTCTGTTGATGCGATATAAACGTGACAttgcacacacagatttgatGAAAATATGCACAAATGTTATTTGTTCCGAGCAAAAAGAAAcgtggaaataaaatgtttcacgTTTTTTACGTCCAATCAAAGCGAAGAAGATTTGGACTCACAGGGTTGAATCCCAGCACGACTCTCCAACGACTCCTGTAAGCCCCGTCCGCCTGGGTTCCTGAGGAGGAGAAATCAAACACTGTCAGGACacagcgtgtgtctgtgtgtgtgtgtgtgtgtgtgtgtgtgtggtttctgtaGCTCTCTCACTTGACACCGTGGCTCCAAACGAGCGGGACGGTGGGGCGCTGAGCAGCTCATAATGACTCTCTAAtcacatgctaatgctaacttcCTCTGGTATCCTGGTGAGACATGCTAACGCTAAGTGTCTGCTGACGGTCACCTGGCTGCTTCACACACCGCTCACATCCACCAACTACAAcgacaaacactgcagaggaagaagtaCTGGGCTGTGCTAGAAGCACTAAAATACTCCATTATTGTTGCCTCATGGGAAATGTGTCATGAACAGCTGTTCAGGTGTCAGCTCGCTGCAGGTCCAACCTCTCTTTCGCGTCCAGGAAGGCTTTAGCAAACGGGTTGTATTTGATCTTCAGAGCCGTgatctgcagcagaaaacacagaagaagaagaagaagacaccCAGAACATGAAAttcacctcttcctctgctcttcttctctttctaaAATGAAGCGTGTGCTTCCTTTGAGGccgaaagaggaagaaacacaaagtTTGATCTTTTGTTCTTTACTCAACCGACTCATTTAAAAAGATCCATTCAGttaaagtcaaacacacacacacacacacacacacacacacacacacacacacacatacacacacacacgcacacactgttgttttgtctgtgtgtatgtgtgtgtgtctctgtgtgtgtgtgtgtgtgtctctgtgtttgtctttctgtgtgtctgtgtgtgtgtgtgtgagcgtgtgtgtgtgtgtctctgtgtgtgtctttgtgtgtgtgtgtgtgtgtgtctgtgtgtgtgtgtgtgtgtgtctgtgtttttctttctgtgtgtctgtgtgtgtgtctctctgtgtctttctgtatgtgtgtgtgtgtgtgtgtgtgtgtgtgcgtgtgtgtgtgtctctgtgtgtgtctttgtgtgtgtctctgtgtgtgtgtgtgtgtctgtgtgtgtgtctctctgtgtctctctgtatatctctgtgtgtctgtgtgtgtgtgagtgtgtgtctctgtgtgtgtgcgtgtgtgtgtgtgtgtgtgtgtgtgtgtgtctctgtgtgcgtgtgtgtgtgtctctgtgtgtgtgtgtgtgtgtgtgtctctctctgtgtctctctgtgtctttctgtatgtctttgtgtgtctgtgtgtgtgtgtgtatgtgcgtgtgtgtctgtgtgcgtgtgtgtctgtgtgtgtgtgtgtgcgcgtgtgtgtgtgtctgtgtgtctgtgtctgtgtgtgtgtgtgtgtgtgtgtgtgtgtgcgtgtgtgtgtgtctgtgtgtgtgtgagtgtgtgtgtgtgtgtgtgtgcgtgtgtgtctgtgtgtgtgtgtctctgtgtgcgtgtgtgtgtgtgtctgtgtgtgtgtgtctctgtgtgcgtgtgtgtgtgcgggtgtgtctctgtgtgcgtgtgtgtgtgtgcgtgtgtgtctgtgtgtgtgtgtgtgtgtgtctctgtgtgtgtgtgtgtgtgtgtgtgtgcgtgtgtgtctgtgtgtgtgtgtgtgtgtgtgtgtgtgtgtgtgtgcgtgtgtgtctgtgtgtgtgtgtctctgtgtgtgtgtgtgtgtgtgcgtgtgtgtctctgtgtgcgtgtgtgtgtgtgtgtgtgtgcgtgtgtgtgtgtgcgtgtgtgtgtgtgtgtgtgtgtgtgtgtgtgtgtgtgtgtgtgtgtgtgtacctcctCGTTCTGGTAGGCTGTGACGGCGATGAACTGAGTCTCTTTGAAGGAAACGTTGGAAACCAAACGATGACGAGAGCCGACACACACGATGTGGAGCTGAGGCTCGTATTTATGGAGAGAGTTCAACATGatctgaggacacacagacgcacacgtTCACACATCTCGAACATTTCCTCAGAGATGCAGAAGaagagcgtgagtgtgtgtgaacacacacagccgtGAAGGTGAAAGTTTCcaaacagactgaatgaatgaaaagccaCCATGACGTCCAGCtggactttctgtctgtctgtcagtctgcaggaGAGTTTATGGAGTGGAGCCATCTTTGTCTTTTGGCCCAAACACTCTTTTATCCATCTGTCGTCCATCTCTCCatcaactcctccacctccacctcctcctcctcctcttcccccccGCTAACGAGGCCCAATTAACCAATCCGAGCTCTCCAGGcggacacacaaaaacaaactgttttctaTTCAGATTGAGAGGCTGGCTTCACATCTGACCCCgacgccgtgtgtgtgtgtgtgtgtgtgtaccctgGCAGTGCCCACAttagctgagtgtgtgtgtgtttgaatatagtttacctctctctctctctctcgtccaTCTGAAGCATGATGGGTAAATTAATTTCACAGTAAAAAACATAATTACCATAATGTACAAATAAGCTGAGCAATTATTTCATTATGGCCGAGCTCTCTGTTCCAACTCTGCATTACTGCCCgccgcgtgtgtgcgtgtgtgtgcgcgcgcgtgtgtgtgtgtgtgtgtgtgtgtgtgtgtgtgtgtttggacaggGATAATGGGGTAAATATAAACAACATTATTGCCAATTTTGTAGTGctggacatgtgtgtgtgtgtgtgtgtgtgtgtgtgtgtgtgaaggcctCTCTGAGTGGTGAACGGCTCTCGACAGGAAGTGCATTAAACTGCCGCCGGCCAATTAAGAGCTGTTTATCCCGTTCCCGTGGTTACGAGGGGGCGAGCAGGTGAAGTGAGCGAGGAGAGGGACTGAAGTGGCTAATTAGAGGCGGTAGTCTCTCGCCCACTCCAATACAAtacagggaggagagagtgagagagacgaaagaggaggagacgctCTTGACATGGAGAGCCTGATAatggacagaagaagaagaaaaagaagagtgtgtgaggggaagagaaagtaagaaaagaaggagaagaagatggataaaaaaaacaagagaagaagagagggaggaaggaaagaaaggaaaaaagagaaagaaaggaaagaacaataatgaatgaaagaaagacaaaggacagaatgaacaaatgacggagaggaagaaggaaaagagaacgAATGACgaaagaaagagcaaaaagaaagacagaaagacaataaTGAGTAAATAACTTAGTGAGAGAGTCACCTGATCAGAGCTGAACATAAACTGAGCTCTGGTTCAGACCTGgactcacctgtcctcctccgtTCACCTTGTTGGTCAGTTTGACCTTGTTGAAGGTCACGGCCGCCTTCATCCAGTGAGCTCCGAAGTTCGGCGAGTCGGGGTGGATGTAGATGCCGCCGTGGCCCCGCCCCTCGCCGCGGCCCTCCGCCCGGCCGGCCGCCACCCACTCCCCGTTCACGAACTTCCAGCGGCAGCCGTCGGCCGGCACGAAGTCCAGCAGGAAGGAGTACATGGAGCTGGGGTCCAGACCGGAGACGCTGACCTTCAGCACCGGGAACATtcggctgcacacacacattcatcagcaacacatttcatccTCAAGTGGAAACATTCCGGAAGTTTTCCAGTCAATTACAGTTTATTTCTCCAGAGAACGTCTGTGAGTGACTGAGCGGATGCAGATCAATAATCAGATA
The sequence above is a segment of the Chaetodon auriga isolate fChaAug3 chromosome 23, fChaAug3.hap1, whole genome shotgun sequence genome. Coding sequences within it:
- the LOC143316158 gene encoding T-box transcription factor TBX19-like gives rise to the protein MKVEGLQEDGESGSVSSADRTPAGGTAACGSSSAERCMSRLLSAVESELQAGREKGDPTERELRVTLEDGELWRKFQHITNEMIVTKNGRRMFPVLKVSVSGLDPSSMYSFLLDFVPADGCRWKFVNGEWVAAGRAEGRGEGRGHGGIYIHPDSPNFGAHWMKAAVTFNKVKLTNKVNGGGQIMLNSLHKYEPQLHIVCVGSRHRLVSNVSFKETQFIAVTAYQNEEITALKIKYNPFAKAFLDAKERNPGGRGLQESLESRAGIQPCWSLCSAGGGGAYPYGSSLPLTSHHHHGYKHHGYPGRHTPYPPAYLPHRSHPSVCLSDGVQVLSDGWSSSSPRPASSSSSVSSSSSLPLTSSASSSQPPPPPPHTSSQYPCLWTVGCSELSPSHSPCPALHGPISSESLMQPPSHGRVGGAGWPPGPTHSF